A window of the Henckelia pumila isolate YLH828 chromosome 3, ASM3356847v2, whole genome shotgun sequence genome harbors these coding sequences:
- the LOC140889606 gene encoding uncharacterized protein — protein MSVHPGSNKMYRDFCTRFWWKGMKHSVYQYVSRCLKEVEERQAEGPEFVQQAVDVVEQIKKLIKTAQDRHASYANTQHRPLQFEVGEKVFLKVFPFHRILMFGLNCKLSPRYIGPFEILKTVGDLAYRLALPSELSDIHYVFHVSMLQQYVADEFHILQLSEVQLDTDFTYVEKPLRILDRKEKMLRTKVISLVLVQWQRRGIEKATWEVERRMRTDYPESF, from the exons ATGAGTGTTCATCCAGGGAGTAATAAGATGTACAGAGATTTTtgtactcgattttggtggaaggggatgaagcatAGTGTTTACCAGTATGTTTCTAGATGTCTG AAAGAAGTGGAGGAgcgacaggctgaaggaccagAGTTCGTTCAGCAGGCTGTTGATGTTGTTGAGCAGATCAAGAAActgattaagactgcacaggatcgacaTGCCAGTTATGCGAACACTCAGCAtagacctttgcagtttgaggttggtgaaaagGTATTTCTGAAGGTTTTTCCGTTTCACAGGATCTTGATGTTTGGTCTCAATTGTAAGTTATCTCCTCGATATATTGGCCCATTCGAAATCTTGAAAACTGTTGGAGATTTAGCTTACAGGTTAGCTTTGCCATCGGAATTATCTGATATCCActatgtattccatgtatcgaTGTTGCAACAGTATGTAGCGGATGAGTTTCATATTTTGCAGCTGTCCGAGGTACAGTTGGATACAGATTTTACATATGTGGAAAAGCCTTTGCGGATTCTGGATCGAAAAGAGAAGATGTTGCGCACTAAGGTGAtttctcttgttctagttcagtggcagcgcagaggcatTGAGAAGGCCACTTGGGAAGTTGAGAGACGTATGCGTACTGATTATCCGGAATCGTTTTGA